Within Hydractinia symbiolongicarpus strain clone_291-10 chromosome 11, HSymV2.1, whole genome shotgun sequence, the genomic segment TGTAACAATCAAATTCACAACGCTTCAAAAATTGGCAAACTTTTAAACAATAGGAAAAAAATTTAGCTAGGTCGAGAAACGCGAAAAAGAAAATGCTTATACTAGTACTAGACAAAACTTAGATAGACAAGACTTAGATGTGCAGAAAGTTCTGATAATATCACATACACAAGACTTTTCAATCACTATGCAGAAATTCAAAACGCGGTAGCTTTGTGTCGgagcttgtttttttttcagcttgACTTGTGTTCCATTCTCGTTAGACAACATAGGATAAATATTTCCCTTTAATCTCTTTCGAATTTTAACACTCTGTTCTACCTTGAGGGAAGAAGTTCTTGCGGAATTTAACcctgaaataacattttttgcgAATTCTGTTGCATGTTGcaatgtatattttatattgttCTGGAAATATTACTTCACCAATACAACAGGCAACGCAACATCTAACCAGTGTAGCGATTAGGAATATAAGTACACAGATCACTTGTTGCCTAAttaacatttgttttaaatgtaaacaaaatccaTAAAAAAGCAAGAATTAAAGTTGAGCTACTTGAGAGCAAATCACCATGTGtcagattttttgctgatgactTAGACGAGACTAGTTCGAAAAGTACTGCCCATGAAATAATTCAAAGATCGATTAGGGTCAATCAGGGATCGATCTAAATTAGCTTGGTTTCTACGTTGACTTTGTCATAATTTTTTCTCTATATATTCCAAGGTTATTAATAATTGCGCTGATCGTTTTAATACAACGTCGAAAAGGTTCAATGCATGTGCGCCAAAGTTATTTAAGAGCTTTACAAAAGGATTCAACTGTTACATTCTTAATTGCCTTTTGAACAAAACAAGTATATTTCTTACCTTTCAAAATCTTGTGGTGACATGTGAGATGTTAACCACAAGCCTTAAATAACACCTTTCTGGTCATCAATTAAAAAAAGGCAGGGGTTAGAATTATCTTGACAGAAAAGTTTGCAGAAGGTTGTGGTCTCAAAGCTAACAATAAGATAGAATCTACTCTCTAAATACCAGCAATATGTATTCATATTAAATTTGTAATAGGGTTATTGCTGTATAATACCATTTAAACATGCTTACTAGACCGATACCAATTACAATAGCAATGTCTCCCTCACATGATGCAGTTCCAAAAGATTTTAGTGGCGTTGATAAAACTGCTGACGgtttaattttgaattttggtGATAGTATAGATTACAGAAAACTAAAACGTCTGTAAATGTCAATTTGATAGTCCCATTTTTTCTTTGGGTCTCCAGTGACAGGACACCTCATAAATAGTATGAAATTATAGTGTAACTAAAAATTTAGCTTCCAttcatattattttaattataactACAATTCGTTCTCCATCCATATTGCAATGTAATTGTTTAGAAATTGTCAAAACACATTAAGAGAGTTGCTGCAAGAACTGTATGCAAAGAAAAGAACAGATTAAGCATTCATAAAGCATTGGAGACCCACAACAGTAAGTGTTTCCTCTCATTCGACGAGCAACACAGACAGCTCGAATAAAAGCATTGGTATTTACTAAATGCCATTTAATTAAATTCTTGATTGACAAAAGAAACACAGTTCCACTTTGCACTGGCTTTAAAGGGTCTACTTGGGCAAAACATCCTTAAGATGTTTTGCATGACAAGCCTGGGTACGTCAGCTTCCCCATCTACTCTTTGAGAGGGAATAACCTCTGCTTTCAATAATATATAAAGCAAAGACttgttctatttttaaaaaatatacagaaTACAGTGGAATACAAtggaaagtatttttttttcaatgccGGTAGTCCCACATGCGTAAAGTTTAGCCGAGCTTTAACCGCACGACGTTAGCCTGGATTCGAGAATCTAAACACAGAAATAtcctttttatattattttgttgcTCTATCGAAATAGgagtattttaattttcttgatCTCTTTTAATTAACCGTTTAAATTATGACTAGCTCAGTTACATTAGGCTTAAAAAcagaataagaataaaaataagaacaaaaaagttCTGGGAATTTTTTACTCATTACATATTTGTTGTTTATTAAAGATAACAGAAGTGATAATATTAGTAATGGTCTCGCTGTGCCGATGTCAGTAGTGGAGAATCCCCGTACTACGTAATTCCTATAGGTAAATCTTCCCATCGCAAAAGTTAGAAATTCAAAAATGGCGGCATGTAAAAAAAAGTAGTGTTGAGGAAAAATACCAACCTTTATTCTGATAGGGATTACATAAAGAAACAGGAATGCATTGCATTAGTTAGCTTTGACGTAGATCTCATTTGTGTCTACCATTTTTAAGGACATCCCCATATGGTTTTTGTTGTCGTGGAAAACGTGCATTGGCTAGCACAGTTTGTAGTGAACATTCCCCCTAAATACAGTGGAGTAATTTTCTGTTCATCTTTTATGATCGCATTCGCCTGACAGTCTTGTAACTGTGAAGACAGTAGTGTAAAGAAACAAAGTCGACTATCGTCAAGTTTACGGAATCCAGGGTAAGTtattctaaatatttaaaagttcCACGCGAAAAGTTGTACTCGTCttccttgtttttttctttatattctaAACTCAATGGGAGCCGTTGAATCCTCTTTTCTTGCTTACTTCAAGTTAAATTTtgtgaaacatattttttgcgCGAAATACAATATTATGAGTCACctgtataataattataattatagtTATTGCTTCTACATAGCATTTAATGAGGTACAATGTAATTCATTGGCAGCACTTACACAAGGAAAGTTTTATAGTGTCAACAACTTATAGGAGCCCATCCTTTCTTTGAGTTCTTCGTTGTTTGTGTGTTAAATGCGTTTCACAGTAGAACTGACGTGTTTATATTCGTGCTTTGTGTACTTGGAAATGTTTTTGATTACATGTTTAATGACATCTGTAACTTTGGTTTAGTTTATATCTTGTGTTAATACTTGAGTACTTTACTAATACTTTATGTTTTTTTGGATGTTATTTTGATTTGAAACCTTTTGAGTTAGATGAAGGGAGATGTAGTTTATAAACACGCAGGTGTTCTGAACTTAAAAGTATCTACCACAGAATGTTTAAAGAAATGTAGAAGCATGaactataaaaaaagttttaagctttattgtattttacaggatatagccacttcagtgtcgCAAACAATGTAGGTCCcgtgttctgaatgtatacattaggtatatACCGACATTTCCTTATTTCCCTAAAGGACATGGGTTGGGTGTTCAGCCCTTACGAAAAAAAATAcgcaaagcaggacaaagttttttGCTGCTGGCTCCTTAGGACAAAAAGGCATTCCaatcaaagcactattttgtgtataTCCAGCATCTCGCTAACCACGTAGATCAAACAAGAAGGGGCATGacagaaacaataaaaaaggaGATCCAACTAGCCTATATCTAAAAGAGCAGGTCAGCACTAAAAACTGAGAAAGCTGCCCAGCACACTTTGCTTACTTCTAATAAAATAAgtcttacctgataaaatacaaTAAAGTTACGACTAAAGTTACGACTAACCAGACCAACGAGGCAACCAACAAAATATAAGCACTTTAGTCATGGTGGTTTTTTGCCCACAGAATGTTCTGGCCACAGAAAGAATACACCATGGTCCGTAAGAAGCAGATTTTTTACAATCTGTCTTCAAAAACTGTTTTCGCTATGACGAGGTAACAAATGGTTGTAACCCTTATCTTTACGTAAAGTTGctagaatgttaatttttgcaTCGTTGCATCACAGCAACTCTTCGCTGGATTTTTGACATACGATATAGCTGTACTTAAGCCCTCTACCGCGATGTGTAGCACGGTTACACCTGCTTTTAGGCGCTCAACGCGACGTTTAAGGTTGCGACGACTTTATTGCTATGAGAGCTCCATCAAATTTGTAGCACACTGTGCAACTGTACTGAAATGTGCAACATCGTGTACCTGCACTTAAACACTTAACCGTGTGTTTCGACGCCGGATCACCCTCTATAATAATAGGCGTATTTTTTCTGTGTGTCAAAATGGTTACCCCACAGCTTTATTTTGAAATCCCGTCAGAGTAACTTCATTCAGTCTCAAGTTTACCCTGTTTCTACAGAATGATTAATGACCGAAAAGCCTGCTATAATCTGCTCTTCATTTTTCAGGTAACAAAGGCCTTCAGCATGCAGAATGACAGGATTCTCCAACGCATTAGCGATTATGAAAGAGATTTGACGCAAACACAAGATAATCTGGTGCAATGTCTTTTCGACGTCAAAGAAAGCGAAAAGATACTTGATAGGAAAGATCCTTTTGATATCATGGGTGACAGTTTCTTTCCTGACAATAAGATAAGAATTAAGGTTTACAAAAAGTCCATTCAAAGTTTGATTGATATTCTTCAACGATCAAAGAACTTGGCAAGTAACAATCAAACACGATTGGGAAGTATCAAGGAATTGGTAAAGATATCCCCGAGTTCCTTACCGATGCTTTTGATGCACCTGACAATTAGAATTGGAATAACGATACCAGAATCTTTCAACAGATCCAGTATTCCATTTGTGGTTTTAGTTCTGGGAATATTCCTTGGTATAGAGGGGGTTTTTAGGGGTGCGGTGTCCATCCCCGCTTTTGTCTTTTTAGTGGGGATTCTTATGACCATAACAGGTATAATACGAGGGTATGAACGAAAAATATGTTTTGAAGAAGGAAAAGAAATATGCGACAAGGAAGTTGAGGATATTACTAGGGAGGTATATAAGCCTCTGGAAGAAATATCTGAGCAATTGAAAACATGGATTGAGAATCAATCAAGCGTTGTTTCTGTGAATTCGTTGTACGAATATTTTGAATCTTTTTGGCACTATCTGGTATCACTGGCATCATAATGCTAGCTCATGCAGCAATAGTTGCCTTGCTTTTCTAGCATCTCCAATGCAAGGTCAGAAATAAAAGTATGAGAACTGCCATTGCATAATTTTCTTTGCACTTCTACCACCGGAGTTGTGATTTGTCACTAatgttttatcacatttaataaGGATTAGTCAATTGTGGTTTTTCCTTTATTTAActtgtattaattttttgtaattaaaaagCGTTGCACTTGTCCATGGAATACTTTCGcaaaattgctttattttttagTCTATCTTGGTTCAACTTTCTTATGAATTTTGCCAGTTATATACGAGTGTTTAGTTTACAACAAGAGATCGCATAAGGGCTTTAATTTGcacggaaaattttttttaattcaactaGAAACGATGTTCTAGGttaagaacaaagaaaaaaaagaaaaactcaaATAAATTTGCACTGATACCTTGCTATACTTGCGGACTTGCTTAGATAGGCTATTGTTGATAAACAATACCTTTAAATAAACAATACCTTTAAAAGAAactcattatattttttatacgcactttaaatttttcataTGTCGTATTTCAATAACGTATATATTTGTTGAAGCATGATAAACTAACGCACATGTAATTCGATATATTTTCATGCAATATAACTCTTCGGAATTGTTGTTTCTATATCCCCCAGAGAAGCGAAAAGAATTGACAGCGCTTTTCGAAAATACCTTGTGGTTATTTTAGCATAAacatatgttattttttaaaaaaagtatgcgaCGTGGTATTATCAATACAATGAAAAAtacattcatatttttttagcagtgtctttcaacttttttttaggCAATGTTTTTTACTCCTTTTAAAAGACTAAAGGATGTATAGCCCTGTACAATAAGCTAGAAAAActtgatataaatttttataacatGCAGTCTACCAtgaactttaaaattaacattttaaagaaGTGTTTGAGTTATTCCAAGACAAATAGATACACCGTTGTTAACCCTTTGGCGGCCAGGGGGGTCATATATGACCCCCTCACAAAAGGCGTTATTGTGGGCGAACCGCCCGGCCTTTTTGGCTGTAAATTTATAAATACCGTCTTGAAGTATCTACGAAGTGAAATATCGAACTTATGATTGGtagatataaataaaatagcGTCTTGATATCTCaacattttgtaaacattcacaTTAAGTTATGATTCTCGTTGTCACGTCTTTATTCATTATGTGCGGATTAATAGTCAGcaaatttcaaagaaattaaaattttatagctataatagcCAGATTATCCACGTCAGTAAATTGAATAAAAAAGTCAGCACAAAATAGAAAATGTCTACAGCAATTATATCCGTATTAATAACCTACACAAAAACAATGTTCACGTGAGAAAATGACCAGAAAGATCCGCTGCAATTTATTCCAACAGCTACCCTCTCACTTGTTCATAAACGTAAGCACAAGAACTCACATTGGGAATTacattaaatattaaaacattttgataTTCCATGTCATGGCTGCGGCACATTTTTTGTAGTGGGTACCAGAGCAACATAAGCAATTCTTTTCACGGAAAACGGCTTAACAAAAGATTTGCGATTAGGTGAACGGAATAGAATTATTTGACATATTTTTGAAGATTTCCCTCAATAATATGAATGTTTAAATCACACGTACGGAGCGGCCTTAAATGACAGAGAAGGgcgatttttgaaattgtcgtaATTAGGGCCAGCGTTAAATTTGGGTCTACGTTATAAAAGCCAAAGGTATTAGAAAGAATAAAAGAAGCGTCATAGCTGCTGAACAAACGAAACAAGTGGCTAAATTAAAACACAATGGAATTGTTTTTATTGTGATGTTGATGGTCAAACAAAAGAGGATGTTTAAaacttttacaataaaaaatttaaagttctTCTCCCAACAACCGATGAagcagtttaaaaaattttacgaGGACCATTTCTATCCCCAGCGACAGCCAACGTTTTGCTGTTGCGTAATCTTAAAAATACAATGTTATatcattaagataaaaaaaataaaaagtatgttTGGATGATTCGTTTCTAGACAGAGTTCACGTCAATACTTTTTATGGTTTAACAGAGATGTTTTGTTACCTTTTAATGTTCATTCGTATCAGAAAGGTTGAAACAAAATCGTTCAGAATCTCATCTCTTCTCTCTAGCTAATTCATAATTACAGATAATCTATAGTTACAGTTTTTTAATATGGAGACCGTCAAATAGCTGTATTAGCTAATCGGGTGAGAGCACCAGTGAGAAAAACCTagatagtatatatatatgatgACAAATAGTAGATATTAACTCAGATTGAGCTCAGTTTATTTTCGTAAATGAAAACACGCATTATTATCTCTTGTGTTAGGTGTACACACGTTTCTCCCTAATTTGAATATATCTGCGTGAAGTTTGGTTAACTATGACAAAATTGTCGATCTCTCGGAGGAGTCGTCGTCGTACCACGGCAAAACTAATACGTTATCTGCTTGCTGCTACCGTAAAAATGCGTGAAAATGTAATTACAATATGTTAAAAATTAGCTAAATAGTCATACGATACAGTATAAAATATCTTTCGATCAGTAAAAGcgcaaagtataaaaaaaattaaaagttaagtAAATAGAAACCAAAAGATATGATAGATAATGTGGAAACCGGAAAACTAACGATAAACCAATCACACGAAAATACTTACGAAAACGTGTTTTACCTGTTTGTTTTTATCTCTCTTTATCTCTCTTTATATCTCTAATCACCAGATACTGAACAATACCAGTACTGTACATTAACATTCCAACACGAACGCTTTTGATGAATACAATAAAACGACTTAATGTGTCGTGGAGTTAATAAAAGTGATTGTCAGCTTTTCATATAACGTTTTATCTGTGCTTAGATTAAATAGCAGAttcttgatttttattttaagcaTGCACAAAAAATTCCCGTTGAATTCCCGCGGGGGAAAAACTAAGCTTGTGCATTGAAAATAGCTAAACGTTAATTTAGAACTGCATTGAGTCGTTAATTCAAATGCTTTAGATTcaaatttaaatgaatttagttttaaaattgaaCATTGTTTAACATTGCTGAACACTATCCTCGCCTTTCCGTCTAATTCACAGCCAGTAACTGTCATCCCCAGAAATGGTCACTATTATAGATCGCCTTTATTAACAGGGTAACTGTGTCCGGGTGTCTGTAATTGTGAAGTAGACTAATTCTTTACAATATGAAACCGTTCTGTTCTTTACAAAGCTTTGATGTTATTACGAAGATTGCCTTATTAACTTTATTAAAGCTAGTAACACATAAACAGTGCACTTATAAGTTTAAGGCAGAATAataattatcattattattccgcatatttatacaggatatagccaattcagtgttatcaatgagggtctcatgttcggaatgtatacattaactATATACCGGCATTACCTGGCATAGTTGGTTGGCATAAAGAGTGGTagtggtaaagacacttgctaaacatgcccgcgctgtggaccgaaccacggtcAAGAAAAAAAACGGgtgaaaataactgacgtcatctgtTTGGGTAACTGAGGACCAATTTCCTGGGTCAACCAATCAGTTTTTGAACAGATGGGTTGATGAAAGAATTACAGGAAAATAGACTCTTTTAAAATTAGGTAATCACATCCTAAGTTTAATACTTTTCTATGTCAGACATTTAGTTAACAGTTCTCTCATGCTGGAAAATTCAGCTTTGTCAACCCTGGTTCCGCCTATTGTCGACTGGTAGAGGTTTATAATGCCTCTTATTTATTTCTACCTAATAGACCAGTTTTCCATTTCCTGACGGTTTTAAgttagctatatatttttttaaatttctttttaccaGTTTTTTAATGATGGTTAGTAAACAACGTATGTATATGTACgtaaaaatatagaaaagtATATAACAACTCTAATATCATCTAATACTCAATTAAGCTGCCTCCTACCTATAAGCCCTCCCTTTTAATAAGCTCTAATCCTCAAAATACATTTCTGAGAAATGTTTGTGTACAATATGCATTTctcattaaaattatttcaagtCAGCGAAAAAAAATATCCAACTTAAAAACGACAACACTATTTAAATCATTTTGTTAAAATCTCGGCATTTGTGTCGCTATCAGTGTTGCCATTGATAACGTTCATATCAGCAAAATTTTGCTatcatatttcaattttttcataCATAAAAATCTAGCATCAGTTTTAAGTGACACAAAATTAAGGTTCAAGTATATAACTATTCGGTAACAAGGTTTAGCAAACTTTTTCTTTCtccaataaaaatacaaaattaaaattgtcagTTAAAATGTAATGTTAGATTTTTCGCATTCTTGTGAGAATAGAATCAAGCGCCTGtcttaaaaacatttcatgTATAGATACCTATCTAGACATCGTATCCAGTCGGTTTGGTGTGAAATGATGAATTTTTTTATacgtttttttttactactGCTAGCTGAGCTATAAGTATAATTCTTTGAAATAACGAGATGACTAAGGGATTGTAGCTAGGTGACCAGCTACTGTCAATTTA encodes:
- the LOC130614662 gene encoding uncharacterized protein LOC130614662, translated to MQNDRILQRISDYERDLTQTQDNLVQCLFDVKESEKILDRKDPFDIMGDSFFPDNKIRIKVYKKSIQSLIDILQRSKNLASNNQTRLGSIKELVKISPSSLPMLLMHLTIRIGITIPESFNRSSIPFVVLVLGIFLGIEGVFRGAVSIPAFVFLVGILMTITGIIRGYERKICFEEGKEICDKEVEDITREVYKPLEEISEQLKTWIENQSSVVSVNSLYEYFESFWHYLVSLAS